GATCTAAACCTAAATTCGATCGACCTTATCCAAACCtgcccttttatatatatattccttattatgaaaataaattttaccatATTTTTTGTATAttaatggataaattaattataattattataaatatattaatatactaattatattattatatataagtaATACTATTTATATATTAAGCGTATTAATTAtagtaaataatatttataattaatatatttattaacgcATTAcaacttatatatttattataaaataaataactaatatgaatatataattatgttacataaatatatattataaatatccaTTGCATTAATATGAATAAAACAtagaaaatttaattatatatatatatatgataaatattggcataatatattaatataatataactaGGAGTATTTTCCTTAAAAAATTGATAATTTCAAATTATCTCCATTtgataatctaatataaaaaaaaaaaaaaaaaaataccatcttCTTAATGATATTGattttatcttctctctcttGATACATGTATAACCTATCATTTATTTTACAATCtatcttatcctttttttttttcgcaccaaatatgataatctggcataaaatttattttttcataccaTCCTCAACCAAAATCTAAAAAACTATCACAGTGCAACTCCCCAATTGGCATCCACGTAACACTCAAATAGGACTATGGCATGATGATAAGATGATGTGCTTACCCATCTTTATCAGATGTCTTTTGGGTCTCTGCATATGGCACCTTAGAGAACATAAATTCATAAATGATCAACTGCACTGCTGAATGAATGCTTCAGCTAACACAAGGAAATGCCTCCCCTAAGCTATTAAATAACCACCCCTTCCGGAAAGGCAAATAAAGTCAGCAGACAACCAAATGACAGAATGAAGGAATGACAATAGCCTCTTTCATTTACTTCTTTCTTTTTCGCCCCTCTATTTTACATTTCTAATTATGAAGAGATTTACATGATACAAATCAAAATTGTGTGGTCCAACAACAAGCCCGCTCCCTGCTTCCCCCTACTTCTCCCAATACGAACTCAGATTCTTGAGAAAAATGAAAACTAGCAAGGCCTATCAACATCTCAGTTCACTGATATGGATTTCGGATATTGCATTACATGAAGTTTCTATCTGAAAGGACTCCTGTAATTGGTATGGACAACGAGATGTTGATATATCCAAGCCCATTTGATGGGAGCATGCAATGAGTGGTGACAGTTTCACCTGAAGGCAAGAAGTCCATGATGATGCCTGGTAAAACAGGATTAGTGTAAAAAGGCAGCAAGAAAAACAGGCATCTACACTGCCATGCTGCCATACCTTCAATGAGATTTCAGGGATCAGCATTCAAGTATAAATAGAAAATCTAGTATCAGAAAGGAATGACATATGGCAAAGCAATAACATCCGCTGGCTCGATCCGTAATGCCTGGGCCCACACCTGGGGTGTTCATGAGCCTCAAACTTCATTTTAGGATTTGGCCGGCCGTGATCACTGCTGAAAAGCCACTCTTGATCATCAGAATCAGGCCATTCTTCCATTTTGGGAAGAGAATATATCTGGCTAAGATACTTAGAATCAGGGTGAGCAGGTTTCAAGGGAGCTTTGGCCTTCTTGCTAGTTCCTGTAGGAACTAGGCTCAAGCCAGCCGAAGGTGTCTTTGCTTCTGTAATGCCATTTATCTTCTGATCCTTAATTTCTAGGACTCTTTCCGCCATGGTATTATTTTTGACTCCAGGCTTAATGGAAGAACAAGGTGCAGCAACAGGAGATAACCCCAGTGTTCTGCCATTCTCCACAGGGAGGTGGAAGAAGGTGCTGCTCTTGAAACCTTGTTAGGCCGCACATCATTCTCTGTGGGCACATGGCAAATGCAGAGATGTAAAACTGAACAAAAACAATGGAATTTTATAACACCGCAAAATTCCAAATGGTGTCCTACGGGAAAATTATAAGAGGAACAGTAAAATAAACGCACCAGGCAAAAAACCATTCATCTCAAAGTCTTTCCTCTTCTTGGTATTATCATCAGTACCTGATCTCTTCTCATTGTCTTTTTGAGGGGCTAAGGGCTTTATATTTAAACTATCTATCTGATCCTTTTTTCCACTGTCTCTTCGTTTATGTTGTTCTTTATGCTTGTGCTCACCTTTCTCTCttatcttttccttctcctttTCCTTCTCATGGTGTCGGTCTTGATCCTTTCCTTTGTTCTTCTCATCCTGGTTTTGGTCCtcgtgtttttctttcttttcatcatACACTCCCCTCTCTTTGGTCTTCTCCTTCCCTTCAATCTTTTTATCTGCATTCTTTGCCACCGGTTTTCCAATCCCATCACTTCTTCCTTGCTCTGCAATAATGTGGTTAGGAATGATTTCATTACCTTTTCCTCCTTCCTCGTCCATTGCAGTTGCAAGGCCCATGCCATTAATTTTTCTTTGAACAGAACCGGATAAACCAGAAAGACTATCTGCTGGTCGGCCCATCCCATCATGTGCCCTTTGCACTGTAACACtggattttgagaagattttgttACTCGTGCCTCTTTCCTTCTCTGATGCAGTCGCAATGTATGGACCCTCATATCTTCTTTGACTAGAATTTGGGGAATTTTCTGCTGGTCGGACCATTCCATTGTTTCCTCTTTGCCCTGAACTAATGCTGTTTGGAACCACTTCATTATTTGTACATCTTTCCTTCTGCATTGCAGTTCCAGAGCCAATACCCTCAATTCTTCTCTGAAGTTGACTGGCAAAGTTATTCTGTGGATGTCCCATCCCATCATTTCTCCTTTGCATTGTAACAATGGAATTTGAAACCATTTCATTACCTGTAACTCTTTTCTTCTCCACCACAGTGGCAGCATTCGATTTTTCATTGGTTCTTTGTATTGAACTGGTGAAGTCTTCAACCCTACTATTTGCAGCTCCCTTTTCCTCATCCTTGATCCTCCTGGCCAACTCCtctgtaaatttataattttcaagtTCCCCAGCCTTCTGGCTGCATTCCCCAAATATGTCTTCATGGTGACCCTCGAACTGTTCTTCAGTTCCTCGATTCTCTGATTGCCTGCTTTTGTCCTTATCTTTgtcctttttcttatctttgtGCTTTTCTTTTCGATCTTTCTTCTCTCTGTGTTTATCTTTACTTCTGTCTTTGTCCTTTTTCTCTTTACCTTCTCTATTTTCTTTGTCCCTCTTCTCCTTTTTATGCTTCTTCTCTTTGTGCTTCTCCTGAAAATTGTTTTTCAGTCTCAGTTAGCTACAAACCACAGCCAGAAGTAAATCATCTCTCAAAAAATTCAGTCACTCTCGATATTATGCCAACACATTGAAGGAAAAaacatgtttagaagattaaaacaaCAAGGCCACAGCATAAAAATATCTGTCAGTGTCCCTTTAATATTTCAAATATAAAGATTACAAGAAGTCTAATATTTTAAGGACGACATGAACCAGTGACAGGACTGTGTGCACGAAAAGAGGTCGGAGAAGATACTAGACATGACTTTCTCAAAGAAGAATATGACATAGACAACACGCAAAGATTCCACCcaagaaaacaaaataaaaacacTCATTTTTAGAACCATATATTGAAAGAAGAATGAATGAATGCAGAGCTTTCTATTGCACTTTATTGAATGAGATGATTAAGAGGCAAACTAGAGGACTTTCATCTCCCTTCCTGAACAAGAACTCAAATATCACCTTCTCCTTAATTTGGAGTAGCACCACCAGGATGATTGAAGTCTCGATGATCAAATTAGTGAGAACACACCAGTAGAGTAGGAGAACTATGTTAAGAAAAAGAGTTTCATTCAATCAATAACTTCCTTTcacaatgaagcatgattgaagtATCAGCAAGTGTGTGCATGTTCAGAAGTACATACTCATATGTAATCTGCATTGGTCTGTGCCTGTCAAAATTGGCCATGGCTCCATGCTAGCACATGCTAACCAGCACAGACTCAATTCTATTATTATGTCTCAGGACATGGTCAGCATGGCACGACAGttgatatttttatatatattatatttactaAGGAAAAGTTGAAAGAAAAGTGGAAAAATTACAGAGTGGAAAAATGAGAAACAAGCAAAGAAAGTCAATAGGCAATCAAAGTATTACAAATGCTTGTTGATTTCATATATTATTAGCAATGACATGATAAGAGTATATcaacataaaataattattacaTAAGACTTCTATGCCAACAACAAGAAAGTTGTTTTACATtgacaaaaaattatattttgcatCTTGCTTGACTTAGAACAGAGCCTCCTTGAAGCATGCAAGTATTTACACTATGCCATTCACGTTGTCAAagaatcagatttggattgaggGAGACAAGGGCACGGCTATTTCTTGGATTAACAATCCTAGGGCATATATTAGTCTTGCCTTGAATAATAAAGTCTAGTGATGTCCAGACGGCATAAAAGCCTATGATGTCTTCCAAGAAGGTAACCAGCTAGCAGAGTGGCTGGTCATAGGGAATACCTAAACCAATTGGAGAACGGACTTGCAATTACCATCTCAGTTGTGGGATCAGGCACTAGCTAATGCTCTGaggtattttattatatatagaaTGGCTTTAATTTTGTTTTTCAGGGGCCTGGATGCTTTTGTCCCCCTGCCTCCccctcaggaaaaaaaaaatcattattaatcaTTGTtactattaaaataaataaatagaaaaggTTTCTACAAATACCAAGAAGCATTAACCTAAAAAGATGGTTTATCAAAGCACCAACAATGCAGTGAACACATCCTTGAATGTATACATAGACAGCAAAAtgtcaattcaaaaaaaatacattaaTATATTTATGTCTGTATGGTGGTACCAAAGTTTGGAAGAATAAAATAGAATCACATTTTTGCACAAGTTGTTTGATCAAACTTATGAGTTATATTGTGAAACTAGGGAGAGTCGACCATGGAAGCGAATCAGACTAAAGTGTCCTGGGACTTATGAATTTTATAATTGGTACAGTACAGATATTAAAATAAGTAACAAGGAACTCAAGAAACCAATTTAGCTTCAAGCCATGAAAGTCAATTGTGGATGAAATCTCTTTTCTATGTGTATGCACGCTTATCTTTTGTGATTGTTTACCTGCAAGAATGAGAAAGAAATAGAAATTTTTAGACTTTCAAAGACAAATATGGAAGAACAAGACAAGTTTATGAACAACTAATGTATAGAAGTTTCATACACCTCTACCAGAGCTCACTAGCAAATTACATCATATAGTTAGAAAACAAGCTTTATTGTATGAATAAGAAACATGAAGTAGTAAAATTACCCAAAGCATGAGACAACTATAGCAAAGATAAGGATGCCAGCTTGGACATGGAGTAGAATTATGAAAGGTAGCATTACAAATGAGATCATTAGAGGAAAGTCTTAAGTCAGAGTCACACTGATAGTAgataaaaaagggggaaaaaccaTCCGACTTTGCAAGAACATGTGGCATAAACTACAGATAGCCCTAGCCAGTAAGGATTCCAAAAACAAGTTTAAGGTCCATAAAAGTGCAACTAAAAGCAACTTGGATGAAAGTAGTAAGAAATTTATTACTGGATTAAAATGCATAAGTTAGAAATATTTAAGAGATAGAATTATGAAACAACTTCCGCATGGTTTGTGCTATGAAAAACATGGTACTGATATATGCATGAACACAAGCTTGAGTGAATATACCAAATAAAGAAAGTGTTGTAAATTAGGAGAAAGAGAAAATATAACTGCAGCAttaatacaataattttttttaaaaaatccaataTCAACAATTTCTAGAGATAAGACATGAAGAGgacaaaaaaatctaaactagAATCAGAAATCGGTTGATCGTTTTCTCCAAGCACTTGCAATTTGAGATAGGTATATGAAGGCTTTCAATGAACATGAATCAGGGTTTCAGATAAAGCCTTCACAAGGATTTTAAAAGCAGAAAATGACATAGAACTGAATATTTAGGTTTTACTTAAGCATATGATCTAGGAATTTTCGAAtggatatttcaaaaataaagatggataCCTGGTGATTTAGATAGCAAATGAACCTGCTATAACAGGATTCCAATTGCGGAAAAGAACAAGGTGACAATACAAATTTGAGCATGCATCCCAGATTAGTGGTTATAAATGGAAATGGCAGTGGAAGAAGGGATTCAATTTTTTTCAGTTTTTAATATAATAGATtgtagaaattaaaattttttgcatcAAAATATGATGTGACAGCAGATTAAAGAAATAATAGCTAAAATAGTTCATTACTCCTCAAAAGAGGGAAAAAGTAAGTGACATTTTTTAAATTCTAAGGTTAAGATATACATGGACTAATATTTTCTGATGCAATGATAGGAGCAGAAACCTAATCAGCAGCCACTTAtcttaaagaaaaaggaaaaaaggaacgGAACAAGCAAACAATGCATAATCTGGTAAAGTACTATAATAAGGGCCATTAGAGGCCTTGTCCATAAAGAATTATCTTTATTATGCATCCCACTTCTAgctttaaaaaataaacaaagaagaagaagatccatataAAATTAGAACTATACAGCCAATATACTTCAAAAACAAATAAATGACAAAAAATGTGAGcaaaatcaaaataaaactttaaaaaaCATTTGTGGCCGGTTTCAAAAACTGCCAAAACTGGACTGAAATTGGTCAGTTTTGGCTGAAATTGACTAAAAcagcaaaaacaagaacaaaacaaaCTGGGGGTCAATTCGGTTTGGCCTTAGTCGAAATGGATCAATGTCAAGAAATTAATAGGTTTTGGCTGAAATTTAAATCCTTGACCTTT
The DNA window shown above is from Elaeis guineensis isolate ETL-2024a chromosome 8, EG11, whole genome shotgun sequence and carries:
- the LOC105032399 gene encoding LOW QUALITY PROTEIN: uncharacterized protein (The sequence of the model RefSeq protein was modified relative to this genomic sequence to represent the inferred CDS: inserted 2 bases in 2 codons); amino-acid sequence: MSRCFPFPPPGYEKKLRSDNVDLLPKEKHKEKKHKKEKRDKENREGKEKKDKDRSKDKHREKKDRKEKHKDKKKDKDKDKSRQSENRGTEEQFEGHHEDIFGECSQKAGELENYKFTEELARRIKDEEKGAANSRVEDFTSSIQRTNEKSNAATVVEKKRVTGNEMVSNSIVTMQRRNDGMGHPQNNFASQLQRRIEGIGSGTAMQKERCTNNEVVPNSISSGQRGNNGMVRPAENSPNSSQRRYEGPYIATASEKERGTSNKIFSKSSVTVQRAHDGMGRPADSLSGLSGSVQRKINGMGLATAMDEEGGKGNEIIPNHIIAEQGRSDGIGKPVAKNADKKIEGKEKTKERGVYDEKKEKHEDQNQDEKNKGKDQDRHHEKEKEKEKIREKGEHKHKEQHKRRDSGKKDQIDSLNIKPLAPQKDNEKRSGTDDNTKKRKDFEMNGFLPENDVRPNKVSRAAPSSXLPVENGRTLGLSPVAAPCSSIKPGVKNNTMAERVLEIKDQKINGITEAKTPSAGLSLVPTGTSKKAKAPLKPAHPDSKYLSQIYSLPKMEEWPDSDDQEWLFSSDHGRPNPKMKFEAHEXPQVWAQALRIEPADVIALPYVIPF